The Candidatus Rokuibacteriota bacterium genome segment GACCGAGAGGAGCCCAGGCGCCTCGAGGAGGAAGGGCGCCCCGCCGGCGAAAACTGAGAGCGCGAGAACGAGTCCCGCTCCCCCGCCTGCCACCGCACCCGTCGCGGCCCAGCGGCGCGCAGCGGCGCCGTCCGGGGCTAGAAGCGCGCCGGCCGCCCCGAACGCGTAGCCGCCGAGCATGAGGAAGAATAACAGGAGGATCATCGGCGGCCGATCGCGGCGAGGATGCCCCGCAGGATATCGGCCGGCTCCGGTGGACATCCGTCGACGAAGGCGTCCACCGGAATGATCTGGTCCACGCTGCCGGCCACGGCGTAGCTGCCCTTGAAGACCCCGCAGGTCCGTGCGCAGTCTCCCACCGCCACCACCAGCTTCGGCGCGGGCGTGGCTTCGTAGGTCTTCACCAGCGGCACCACCATGTTGCGCGTCACCGGGCCCGTCACCAAGAGCATGTCGGCGTGACGGGGCGAGGCCACGAAGTGGACGCCGAAGCGCTCGCTGTCGTACACGGGGCTCATGAGTCCGATGATCTCGAGCTCGCAGCCGTTGCACGAGCCGGCATCCACCTCCCGGATCGCGAGCG includes the following:
- a CDS encoding NADH-quinone oxidoreductase subunit B family protein, coding for MRLFSKIFRIGLATEPLLPGGDDVVRLLHEVDGRARRLFGRALAIREVDAGSCNGCELEIIGLMSPVYDSERFGVHFVASPRHADMLLVTGPVTRNMVVPLVKTYEATPAPKLVVAVGDCARTCGVFKGSYAVAGSVDQIIPVDAFVDGCPPEPADILRGILAAIGRR